The following coding sequences are from one Acaryochloris thomasi RCC1774 window:
- a CDS encoding sulfotransferase domain-containing protein: MIKTFALIIGAMKCGTTSLFHYLAEHPQVSPSRNKEPFFFCDDRRYHQGLQQYRDLWQWQPEHRIALEASTGYTMYPRYLDVVKRIAQVEGAEFRFIYIMRNPVDRIQSQMQHELADGVLKEPVVTEEQVAFSKYAMQLDAFAEAFGRDRLHLLLLEDLKQEPVPELRRLCGFLGIDADYHFQTTAEVRNSREDPSLKLHPWVKKLYRVPAVNALSGLIPSTMKEKLYRPLANPQTFDVCLSEKQRSDLWIKLRPDLERLETDYGFDVLHRWGVAP; this comes from the coding sequence ATGATCAAAACATTTGCCCTAATTATTGGTGCAATGAAGTGCGGCACCACAAGCTTGTTTCACTACCTGGCAGAGCATCCTCAAGTTTCACCCAGTCGCAACAAAGAACCCTTTTTTTTCTGTGACGATCGACGCTATCACCAGGGACTGCAGCAGTACCGAGATCTGTGGCAGTGGCAGCCGGAACACCGGATTGCGCTAGAGGCATCGACAGGGTACACGATGTATCCAAGGTATCTAGATGTGGTGAAACGCATTGCTCAGGTGGAGGGGGCTGAATTCCGCTTTATCTACATCATGCGAAATCCGGTTGATCGCATTCAATCGCAAATGCAGCATGAACTGGCCGATGGTGTGTTGAAAGAACCGGTGGTGACGGAGGAACAGGTTGCCTTTTCGAAGTATGCAATGCAGCTTGATGCTTTCGCCGAAGCATTCGGTCGAGACCGTCTGCATCTCCTGCTGCTGGAAGACCTAAAGCAGGAGCCTGTCCCTGAGCTGCGGCGCCTGTGTGGGTTTCTAGGCATTGATGCTGACTATCATTTTCAAACGACGGCAGAAGTGCGTAATAGTCGAGAAGATCCGAGTTTGAAGCTTCATCCATGGGTTAAAAAGCTATACCGTGTTCCAGCGGTCAACGCACTCTCGGGGCTCATACCTAGCACTATGAAAGAAAAGCTGTATCGTCCCCTTGCAAATCCTCAGACGTTTGATGTGTGCCTTTCTGAAAAACAGAGGTCTGATCTGTGGATTAAGTTAAGGCCAGATTTGGAGCGCCTAGAGACTGATTACGGTTTTGATGTTCTGCATCGTTGGGGAGTTGCCCCATGA
- a CDS encoding glycosyltransferase family 4 protein, producing the protein MISAGSPRSAGVVNVGSGWFPDNPGGIERYVYDLARHLADADAVELCGVGIPEGATLPGVKLTNLCDPEQSFIPRLWTARQGFLDRQITQPEAVNLHFALYGFPILRDLPDVPITCTFHGPWALESQLEKSSQLGVRFKGWIEGRVYQRCDRFIVLSQAFGEILHQHYGVSREKIHKIPGGVDTQRFQMNLSRGQAREVLGWPLDRQILFTPRRLVRRMGVDNLLQAIAAVKAKVPDVWLAIAGKGPQRAELEAQVTELGLQDTVKFLGFLPEAQLPMAYQAADLTVIPSQALEGFGLVVLESLASGTPVLCTPVGGMPEIIQGFSPG; encoded by the coding sequence ATGATATCGGCGGGGTCACCTAGGAGTGCAGGCGTCGTCAACGTTGGCTCGGGTTGGTTCCCTGACAATCCGGGGGGGATCGAGCGCTATGTCTACGATTTAGCACGTCATCTTGCTGATGCTGATGCTGTTGAACTCTGCGGCGTGGGTATACCGGAGGGGGCTACGCTCCCTGGCGTTAAATTGACGAATCTCTGTGATCCAGAACAGTCATTTATTCCTCGGCTGTGGACGGCTCGACAAGGCTTCTTAGATCGTCAGATTACTCAGCCAGAGGCCGTTAACCTACATTTTGCCCTCTATGGGTTCCCGATCTTGAGAGATTTGCCAGATGTGCCGATTACCTGCACGTTTCACGGGCCTTGGGCCTTGGAAAGTCAGCTAGAGAAGAGCAGCCAGCTTGGGGTGCGGTTTAAAGGCTGGATCGAGGGTCGCGTTTATCAACGGTGCGATCGCTTTATTGTGTTGAGCCAAGCGTTTGGAGAGATTCTGCATCAGCATTATGGTGTCTCACGGGAGAAAATCCACAAAATTCCTGGCGGCGTCGATACCCAACGCTTCCAGATGAACCTATCTCGAGGTCAGGCGAGGGAAGTCCTGGGATGGCCTCTGGATCGTCAAATTCTGTTTACGCCTCGACGCTTGGTCCGCCGGATGGGGGTCGATAACCTGCTGCAGGCTATTGCTGCTGTCAAGGCAAAAGTACCCGATGTCTGGCTGGCGATTGCGGGCAAGGGACCACAGCGAGCTGAGTTGGAGGCACAGGTGACAGAATTGGGCCTCCAGGACACGGTGAAATTTTTGGGCTTTCTGCCGGAGGCGCAGTTGCCTATGGCCTATCAAGCTGCGGATCTAACGGTGATCCCGAGTCAGGCCTTGGAGGGGTTTGGTCTAGTGGTGCTAGAGTCCTTGGCTTCTGGGACGCCTGTTCTATGTACACCTGTGGGTGGAATGCCGGAGATTATA